From a single Aspergillus puulaauensis MK2 DNA, chromosome 2, nearly complete sequence genomic region:
- a CDS encoding uncharacterized protein (COG:S;~EggNog:ENOG410PNYD;~TransMembrane:7 (o12-34i46-69o89-113i120-145o178-198i210-228o248-268i)) — protein MDDSDGARRATAVTAVASVFMSIACVAVLLRIYVRGFLIKAFGWDDATMVIAMICYLMFSGCMIGGARYGTGHRFAVLTAHQRVTAMEYWWLCEIAYCFASIACKISVCIFLMRIAVKRLHFWILSTVMALTVLTGLLFMFIMLLQCKPLEYFWTRTAMDPTIEGTCISIEIVITMTYVYSAIAALTDFTVGILPIFIVRKLHMRRNTKFAVVGILGMACIASSAVIVRIPFVKTFRDPDFLYATVDIAIWSNIEAGLGITAGSLATLRPLLRHWMGSTNDPSYNQSPFPGRSARSGSRRPGGLGIPNHERPFPLGSLDDAGADRLRPDKLATTVTTIQTRRDSDEDGDGDGGLGTRWRGDSDNSSEERLTSEQQQQQQQYRGQARGNSIIGAGRSSAEQGMGGIHRTFEVTQTRSDAWSPNGRGHV, from the exons ATGGACGATAGCGATGGAGCCCGTCGCGCGACGGCTGTCACGGCGGTCGCTTCTGTCTTTATGTCGATAGCCTGCGTCGCTGTCCTGCTGCGTATTTATGTTCGGGGCTTCCTCATCAAGGCCTTTGGGTGGGATGATGCGACGATGGTCATTGCAATG ATATGCTATCTCATGTTCTCTGGGTGCATGATCGGGGGCGCCCGGTACGGCACAGGGCACAGATTCGCCGTGCTCACAGCCCATCAACGCGTAACAGCGATGGAG TACTGGTGGCTGTGTGAAATCGCATACTGCTTCGCGTCCATCGCGTGCAAGATCTCCGTCTGCATCTTCCTGATGCGCATCGCCGTCAAGCGCCTGCATTTCTGGATCCTCTCGACCGTCATGGCCCTCACAGTGCTGACGGGCCTgctgttcatgttcatcatgCTGCTGCAGTGCAAGCCGCTCGAGTACTTCTGGACGCGCACGGCCATGGACCCGACTATCGAGGGCACCTGCATCAGCATCGAGATTGTCATTACAATGACCTACGTCTACAGTGCCATTGCGGCGCTGACGGACTTTACTGTCGGCATTCTGCCGATCTTCATCGTGCGCAAGCTGCATATGCGCCGGAATACCAAGTTCGCTGTTGTTGGTATTCTGGGCATGGCCTGCAT TGCTTCATCCGCCGTCATCGTCCGTATTCCATTCGTCAAGACATTCCGCGATCCTGATTTCCTCT ATGCAACCGTCGACATCGCCATCTGGTCCAACATCGAAGCCGGCCTGGGCATCACAGCCGGAAGTCTCGCAACCCTGCGCCCACTCCTCCGACACTGGATGGGCTCTACAAACGACCCCAGCTACAACCAATCGCCCTTCCCCGGGCGCTCAGCACGCTCTGGGTCCCGACGACCCGGCGGCCTCGGAATCCCGAACCACGAGCGTCCGTTCCCGCTGGGCTCGCTGGATGATGCGGGCGCGGATCGGTTACGGCCGGATAAGCTGGCTACGACGGTGACGACGATCCAGACGAGGCGGGATTCtgatgaagatggggatggggatggagggTTGGGCACGCGGTGGCGTGGGGATAGTGATAATAGCAGTGAGGAGAGGCTCACGtcggagcagcagcagcagcagcagcagtacaGAGGACAGGCCAGGGGCAATTCGATAATAGGGGCAGGGAGGTCGAGTGCTGAGCAGGGGATGGGGGGGATTCATCGGACATTTGAGGTGACGCAGACCAGGTCGGATGCCTGGTCGCCGAATGGCAGAGGGCATGTATAA
- a CDS encoding uncharacterized protein (COG:I;~EggNog:ENOG410Q1Y8;~InterPro:IPR000873,IPR020845,IPR042099,IPR025110;~PFAM:PF00501,PF13193;~TransMembrane:1 (i248-266o)) has translation MAVIRPRHNVDAPATNLLSYIFDSPYKNENEGAWPETEPLLVPASSPSTQETSTVPGYTITQIASVTKRIGNGLHQLGTSGKRVMVYGDANIHFPLAVLGVIASGAACNILPPCPVYYLVERLRQIECDTVLFAPGDIDIVRTAAKELGIPGERLFVVDEVLTGNGNYETCGVNHWSSLLETPGGDTYAWPNLSPSESKSTTALLLYTSGTTGASKLAERTHYSLIGNILATLHHYTLRPRRRETVFCNYKFCGMGFLILGLLVPLKARYTTVFPFPLKSDAGARAFLDTIKQWNPTWVMAPKHLMRETLAMQDVTREDLRSVQHVLTGGAIISWELVDEWQGRFGSQVQSTYGMTEAGFYTIPDPTTPVEDATTGVLLPSVEAKIVDEDGNLLPRNEKGNVYTRTPFVMKGYLKDSANTAETILEDGWIRTGDIGWVDEEGRFYIVGRRKDLFKIKGSNVTAAEIETAILRNPEIKDVAVIPVVLPGDEEPAPRGYIVNNEDSTLTEDELISWMQRELPPHMQLVAGAAFIDAIPISSVGNSKVDRQRLCDLAARELQMLN, from the exons ATGGCAGTTATCCGACCAAGACACAACGTCGACGCACCGGCAACAAACCTCCTCTCGTATATCTTCGACTCGCCATACAAGAACGAAAATGAAGGCGCGTGGCCAGAAACAGAGCCTCTCCTGGtcccagcatcatcaccatcaacacaAGAAACCAGTACAGTCCCAGGATACACAATAACGCAAATCGCGTCCGTGACCAAGCGCATCGGCAACGGCCTGCACCAGCTCGGAACGTCAGGAAAACGAGTAATGGTATACGGCGATGCGAATATCCATTTCCCGCTTGCTGTCCTAGGTGTTATTGCCTCCGGCGCAGCATGCAATATCCTCCCGCCATGCCCGGTGTATTATCTGGTTGAGCGGTTGCGGCAGATAGAGTGTGATACTGTGCTCTTTGCGCCAGGGGATATAGATATTGTTCGCACCGCAGCAAAAGAGCTAGGAATTCCGGGAGAGAGACTGTTTGTTGTCGATGAAGTTCTAACTGGCAATGGGAACTATGAGACTTGCGGCGTCAACCACTGGAGTTCTCTCCTCGAGACACCAGGGGGAGATACATACGCATGGCCCAATCTCTCACCAAGCGAGTCGAAATCGACAACTGCCCTGCTGCTGTATACATCCGG AACAACAGGCGCATCCAAGCTCGCCGAGCGCACGCATTACTCTCTCATCGGCAACATCCTCGCAACGCTGCACCACTACACCCTCCGCCCGCGCCGCCGCGAAACAGTCTTCTGCAACTACAAATTCTGCGGCATGGGCTTTCTCATTCTCGGACTGCTGGTCCCGCTGAAGGCGCGGTATACGACTgtcttccctttccctttgaaATCTGATGCAGGTGCGCGGGCGTTTCTGGACACGATCAAACAGTGGAACCCGACGTGGGTTATGGCGCCGAAGCATCTGATGCGGGAGACGCTGGCGATGCAGGACGTCACCAGGGAGGATCTGCGGAGCGTACAGCATGTTCTCACCGGCGGGGCGATTATCTCGTGGGAGCTTGTGGATGAGTGGCAGGGGCGGTTTGGGAGCCAGGTGCAGAGTACGTATGGGATGACTGA AGCGGGATTCTACACCATCCCTGACCCGACGACACCGGTTGAGGACGCCACAACGGGGGTTTTGCTTCCAAGCGTGGAAGCCAAGATCGTAGACGAGGACGGTAATCTACTACCCCGGAACGAGAAGGGGAATGTCTACACCCGGACGCCATTTGTCATGAAGGGGTACCTCAAGGATTCGGCGAATACGGCAGAGACGATCCTCGAGGACGGATGGATTAGGACAGGGGATATTGGGTgggttgacgaggaggggagATTCTATATTGTTGGCCGGCGGAAG GATCTGTTCAAAATCAAAGGCAGCAATGTCACAGCAGCCGAGATCGAGACGGCGATATTGCGGAACCCAGAGATTAAGGATGTGGCTGTTATCCCTGTCGTCCT ACCCGGAGACGAGGAACCAGCTCCACGGGGCTACATTGTCAATAACGAAGACTCCACATTAACAGAGGACGAACTGATATCATGGATGCAGCGCGAACTGCCTCCACACATGCAACTGGTCGCGGGGGCTGCATTCATTGATGCGATTCCCATTTCCAGC GTCGGGAATAGCAAAGTTGATCGCCAGAGACTGTGTGATCTTGCAGCGAGGGAGTTGCAGATGTTGAATTAG
- a CDS encoding class I SAM-dependent methyltransferase (COG:S;~EggNog:ENOG410PUVA;~InterPro:IPR029063;~PFAM:PF13489,PF13847,PF08241,PF13649), with protein sequence MGDQYIEPDTFSDKDSSYQGSLGEASYTTSITSSAMNYTYENGRRYHSYHEGEYVLPNDEQEQDRLDLSHHIYRMLLKGELSLAPIKNPSRVLDIGTGTGIWAIDFADEHPASEVIGNDLSPIQPSWIPPNCRFEVDDFEQVWSYNQPFDFIHGRELEGFIRDHDHVFREAFRNLKPGGYFEIASMAVNVFSDDGTHLKAVNLMEGVKNIHLASTKFGKDMNTTSTWKSRLEQAGFVNVVDKTYKLPQSPWAKDPKMKELGRYHQVNVFEAFQPYCYALFTRVLGWEQAEIESLIAGMRKELKDLSIHPYTNVHVVYGQKPLDATA encoded by the exons ATGGGGGACCAGTACATCGAGCCCGAC ACCTTCAGTGACAAGGATTCCAGCTACCAGGGATC GCTGGGCGAGGCCAGTTACACAACCAGTATCACCTCGAGTGCGATGAACTACAC TTATGAG AACGGTCGCCGATACCATTCGTACCACGAGGGAGAATACGTCCTG CCCAACGatgaacaagaacaagaccgACTTGACCTG AGCCACCACATCTATCGCATGCTATTGAAAGGCGAACTCTCCCTCGCACCCATCAAGAACCCCTCGCGCGTGTTGGACATCGGAACAGGAACGGGAATCTGGGCGATTGACTTTGCAGA TGAGCATCCCGCGTCAGAAGTTATAGGAAACGACCTCAGCCCTATCCAGCCCTCATG GATACCCCCAAACTGCCGTTTCGAggtcgacgacttcgagCAAGTCTGGTCCTACAACCAACCCTTCGACTTCATCCACGGCCGCGAGCTCGAAGGTTTCATCCGCGACCACGACCACGTCTTCCGCGAGGCCTTCCGTAACCTGAAGCCAGGAGGTTACTTTGAGATTGCGTCGATGGCCGTGAATGTTTTCTCCGACGACGGTACACACCTCAAGGCCGTTAACTTGATGGAAGGCGTCAAAAACATCCACCTAGCGTCGACGAAGTTCGGCAAGGACATGAACACTACGTCGACGTGGAAGAGCCGGTTAGAGCAGGCAGGGTTCGTCAATGTCGTGGACAAGACCTACAAG CTCCCGCAAAGCCCCTGGGCCAAAGACCCCAAAATGAAAGAACTCGGTCGCTACCACCAAGTCAACGTATTCGAGGCCTTCCAGCCATATTGCTACGCACTGTTCACCCGGGTTCTCGGCTGGGAGCAAGCCGAGATAGAGAGCCTAATTGCAGGAATGCGCAAGGAGTTGAAGGACTTGTCGATCCACCCGTACACCAATGTGCATGTTGTTTATGGGCAGAAGCCGCTTGATGCGACAGCTTGA
- a CDS encoding Zn(II)2Cys6 transcription factor domain-containing protein (COG:S;~EggNog:ENOG410PY1Z;~InterPro:IPR036864,IPR001138;~PFAM:PF00172;~go_function: GO:0000981 - DNA-binding transcription factor activity, RNA polymerase II-specific [Evidence IEA];~go_function: GO:0008270 - zinc ion binding [Evidence IEA];~go_process: GO:0006355 - regulation of transcription, DNA-templated [Evidence IEA]): MVGIPRSSSCRECLQRRVKCDRTHPECVRCLTRGVRCPGYRKVLKFYNRTPSTSDFVDARAFENPDKANPSSSSSFSSTCLVHARSRASTPIDSSLVPNLTRQALDLQAKEVFEYVIMTTFPLTFTHFAPRLDPNWLEFIRHHQLAQTEPVERAMRVLNLWYLGVKHDDASIIDHSRYAYGGALRSLARLIANPKTRTADVTLATAIMLAVFEMLDPLTPHSWLVHSGGIGRLIKLRGAGVHATGFARTMLVTIRSFLLADAFVRRESSFLGGDDWREANEEASALEFRAGKGSWIGRVLDLVFNEISLGPGLWADATAVIAGEKDAGDVSREELIERIKRSREIQRNLQRQLASASGEDGISEMEEKKSDPGGRREIEHVRAVVGRCLQGLSAGVALLDQLLVLLEADKKRIGVDGRSEEVGAWCRVPVPNATIEGPFAGDDRTLDWLDHISMSMGTLAISNKPTGAGD, encoded by the exons ATGGTTGGCATcccgcgcagcagcagctgtcGCGAGTGTCTTCAGCGTCGCGTCAAA TGTGATCGCACCCACCCAGAATGCGTCCGCTGTCTAACACGCGGGGTCCGCTGCCCGGGCTACCGCAAGGTCCTGAAGTTTTACAACCGAACCCCCAGCACGAGCGACTTCGTCGACGCGCGAGCATTCGAAAACCCCGATAAAGCAAATCCGTCCTCCAGTTCGTCCTTTTCCTCTACCTGCCTAGTCCACGCCCGCTCCCGCGCAAGCACACCAATCGACTCATCGCTCGTGCCCAATCTCACCCGCCAAGCGCTCGACCTGCAAGCAAAAGAAGTCTTCGAATACGTGATCATGACTACCTTCCCGCTAACCTTCACCCACTTCGCACCGCGCCTCGACCCAAACTGGCTCGAGTTCatccgccaccaccagctcGCGCAAACCGAGCCAGTCGAGCGCGCAATGCGTGTGCTCAACCTGTGGTATTTAGGCGTGAAGCACGACGACGCATCCATAATCGACCACAGCCGCTACGCATATGGCGGCGCACTGCGCTCTCTGGCGCGCTTAATCGCGAACCCGAAAACGAGGACGGCAGATGTTACACTAGCGACGGCGATTATGCTTGCTGTGTTTGAGATGTTGGATCCGCTGACGCCGCACTCGTGGCTCGTTCATAGCGGGGGGATTGGCAGGTTGATAAAGCTACGGGGGGCCGGGGTTCATGCAACCGGATTTGCGAGGACGATGTTGGTGACCATCCGGTCATTTTTGCTCGCCGATGCGTTTGTGCGTCGGGAGTCCTCGTTCCTCGGCGGAGATGACTGGCGCGAGGCGAATGAGGAGGCGAGTGCGCTTGAGTTTCGGGCTGGGAAGGGGAGCTGGATTGGGAGGGTTCTGGATTTGGTGTTTAACGAGATTAGTCTGGGGCCGGGACTTTGGGCTGATGCCACGGCTGTCATTGCAGGCGAAAAGGACGCTGGTGACGTGTCAAGAGAGGAACTGATTGAACGGATTAAGAGGAGTCGAGAAATCCAGCGAAATCTACAGCGCCAGCTTGCGTCGGCgtctggggaggatgggataAGTGAgatggaggaaaagaagagcgaCCCCGGTGGACGACGGGAGATCGAGCATGTCCGGGCTGTTGTCGGTCGGTGCCTTCAGGGGTTGAGTGCCGGCGTCGCGCTGCTTGACCAGCTTCTTGTGTTGCTCGAGGCAGATAAGAAGCGCATTGGCGTTGACGGTCGCAGCGAGGAAGTAGGTGCTTGGTGCCGTGTTCCGGTCCCGAACGCCACCATCGAAGGCCCATTCGCGGGAGATGATCGGACGTTGGACTGGTTAGATCATATTTCGATGTCGATGGGAACGCTTGCGATTTCGAACAAGCCAACGGGCGCTGGCGATTGA
- a CDS encoding DUF2406 domain-containing protein (COG:S;~EggNog:ENOG410Q1DT;~InterPro:IPR018809;~PFAM:PF10295) has product MPPSLASSGSSQSDTTKISQNSISGKSDELVPGEVPSMPLSGIQHVDRQGKVISDPDRSNPTRPRLERPLDTIRGFEAAINARRPQRLA; this is encoded by the exons ATGCCGCCTTCTCTAGCGTCGTCTGGGTCCAGCCAGAGCGACACCACTAAGATTTCCCAGAACTCGATTTCCGGAAAGTCCGACGAGCTCG TTCCCGGTGAAGTCCCGTCCATGCCGCTCAGCGGTATACAACACGTCGACCGACAAGGCAAGGTGATCA GCGACCCAGACCGGTCGAACCCAACTCGTCCCCGACTGGAGCGCCCCCTGGACACCATCCGTGGCTTCGAGGCGGCGATTAATGCACGACGACCCCAGCGTCTTGCATGA
- the GAS1_1 gene encoding glycoside hydrolase family 72 protein (CAZy:CBM43;~CAZy:GH72;~COG:S;~EggNog:ENOG410PFK7;~InterPro:IPR012946,IPR017853,IPR004886;~PFAM:PF07983,PF03198;~SECRETED:SignalP(1-20)) — MKMKLALAAAAAALVGQAVADVDPIVIKGSKFFYSSNNTQFYIRGVAYQQDYSTNSTSSTSDTDYKDPLSDSTACKRDVPILQDLNTNTIRVYAIDPTADHKECMSLLADAGIYVIADLSDPSDSINRNDPRWETALYTRYTSVVDEMAGYANTLGFFAGNEVSNTVATTDASAFVKAAVRDMKAYIKSKNYRSGLGVGYATNDDKSIREAMADYFNCGDEEDGIDFWGYNIYSWCGDSSYSASGYEDRTEEFKDYSVPVFFAEYGCNEVTPRKFTEIDALFGSQMNDVWSGGIVYMYFQEANDYGLVSVVDSTSVSKLADYSYYSSQINAVSATGTNKASYTPTNTALQSCPPVSSGTWLATASPLPPSPNTDLCSCMDAANACVVDSSVKSADYADLFSVVCGMTECTGVSANGTTGSYGAYGVCQPKQQLNWALNKYYSEQGAASACDFSGSASTTSTNNPTGTCSSMMSQAGTAGTGTVTATGSGSGSAASETGSSGAGRLQVGGAGVAVAVLGVLL, encoded by the exons atgaaaatgaagctcgCGCTCGCTGCTGCCGCGGCCGCCCTTGTTGGCCAGGCTGTGGCAGATGTCGACCCTATTGTTATCAAG GGCTCCAAATTCTTTTactccagcaacaacacccaaTT CTACATCCGCGGTGTCGCATACCAAC AGGACTACTCCACAAACAGCACCTCATCCACCTCCGACACAGACTACAAAGACCCCTTGTCCGACTCAACCGCCTGCAAGCGCGACGTGCCCATCCTGCAggacctcaacaccaacaccatccgCGTCTACGCCATCGACCCCACGGCCGACCACAAGGAGTGCATGTCACTGCTGGCCGACGCAGGGATCTACGTTATCGCCGATCTCTCGGACCCATCGGATAGTATCAACCGCAATGATCCGCGCTGGGAAACGGCGCTTTATACCCGGTACACGAGCGtcgttgatgagatggcTGGGTATGCTAATACGCTTGGGTTCTTTGCGGGCAATGAAGTGTCGAATACGGTTGCGACGACGGACGCGAGTGCCTTTGTGAAAGCTGCGGTGCGTGACATGAAGGCTTATATCAAGAGTAAGAACTACCGCTCTGGTCTGGGTGTGGGGTATGCCACGAACGACGATAAGAGTATCCGCGAGGCGATGGCGGATTACTTTAACTgtggcgatgaggaggatgggatTGATTTCTGGGGGTATAATATCTATTCCTGGTGTGGGGATAGTAGTTACAGTGCGAGTGGGTATGAGGACCGCACGGAGGAATTTAAGGACTACTCGGTTCCTGTCTTCTTTGCTGAGTATGGATGCAACGAGGTTACGCCGAGGAAGTTCACCGAGATTGATGCGTTGTTTGGGAGCCAGATGAATGATGTTTGGTCCGGGGGTATTGTCTATATGTACTTCCAGGAGGCGAATGATTATG GTCTCGTCTCCGTCGtcgacagcaccagcgtCTCCAAGCTCGCCGACTACAGCTACTACTCCAGCCAAATCAACGCCGTCTCAGCAACCGGCACAAACAAAGCCTCATACACCCCAACCAACACAGCCCTACAGTCCTGCCCCCCTGTGAGCTCCGGAACCTGGCTCGCAACCGCCTCGCCTCTCCCCCCAAGCCCAAACACAGACCTGTGCAGCTGCATGGACGCCGCAAACGCCTGCGTCGTCGACTCCTCCGTCAAGTCCGCCGACTACGCGGACCTCTTCTCCGTCGTCTGCGGGATGACCGAGTGCACCGGTGTCTCTGCGAACGGCACCACGGGCTCCTATGGCGCGTACGGCGTGTGCCAGCCTAAGCAGCAGCTTAACTGGGCGCTGAACAAGTACTACAGCGAGCAGGGCGCTGCGTCGGCTTGTGACTTTAGTGGTTCGGCGAGTACGACTTCTACTAATAACCCGACGGGCACCTGTAGTTCGATGATGAGCCAGGCTGGCACTGCGGGTACGGGCACTGTTACTGCTACTgggtctggctctggctctgcggCCAGTGAGACTGGAAGCTCTGGGGCTGGTCGTCTCCAGgttggcggtgctggtgttgctgttgctgtcctAGGTGTTCTGCTTTAG
- a CDS encoding FAD-dependent oxidoreductase (COG:S;~EggNog:ENOG410QEIG;~InterPro:IPR036188,IPR002938;~TransMembrane:1 (o6-22i);~go_function: GO:0071949 - FAD binding [Evidence IEA]): MSNDPILIVGAGIIGLVLGQALKKRNIPFKIYERDPSLASRPQGWAITLHWALQYLPDLLPAETLNAIEDGQVDPEVAKNDTGNFLFLDLSTGDVKWRIPPNKRWRVNREKLRRALLLGIEENVEWGVRVEDVHVADEAAGAEARLIYSRRSKPDTTADGKSGIKEESAPGKLIIGTEGARSTIRQFLCPTTYKNTRLPARFTGVIAPMTAEEIAPLRAMDPLLFKGCHPETGVFLWFSMLEPPTEDNGGKYKVQIGLSWMVHSPADEVPASNADRLANMKRRAEGFVPFLYDTVQRIPEDTEVVEVTLADWECEASVWDNRGGKVTLAGDAAHAMTMYRGEACNHGILDAVHLVEAIEKIHAGGNSKDAIDEYEAEMRKRGQAAVLLSRQACLDAHDWESLNENSAILKKRQLD, translated from the exons ATGTCAAACGACCCTATCCTCATTGTCGGTGCAGGCATAATAGGCCTCGTACTCGGCCAAGCCCTCAAAAAG CGAAACATCCCATTCAAGATCTACGAACGCGACCCCTCCCTCGCAAGCCGTCCTCAAGGCTGGGCCATAACTCTGCACTGGGCCCTGCAATACCTGCCCGACCTCCTCCCCGCGGAAACCCTAAACGCAATCGAAGACGGCCAGGTTGACCCGGAGGTAGCAAAGAACGACACGGGcaatttcctcttcctcgacctcAGCACAGGCGACGTGAAATGGCGCATCCCGCCGAATAAACGGTGGAGGGTGAATCGCGAGAAACTGCGCAGGGCGCTTCTATTAGGGATCGAGGAGAACGTCGAGTGGGGTGTTAGGGTTGAAGACGTCCACGTTGCAGACGAggcagcaggagcagaagcACGCCTTATCTATAGCAGACGCAGCAAGCCCGATACCACTGCGGATGGAAAATCAGGTATAAAGGAAGAAAGCGCCCCCGGCAAACTCATAATCGGCACCGAGGGCGCACGCTCCACAATCCGGCAGTTCCTCTGTCCGACGACATACAAGAATACTCGTCTCCCCGCGCGATTCACGGGCGTGATTGCACCCATGACAgccgaggagattgcgcCGCTGCGCGCGATGGACCCCCTGCTCTTCAAGGGCTGTCATCCTGAAACGGGTGTGTTTCTGTGGTTTTCCATGCTTGAACCGCCGACCGAGGACAACGGGGGGAAATACAAAGTCCAGATCGGCCTCTCGTGGATGGTTCATTCCCCCGCCGATGAAGTTCCGGCGTCGAATGCGGACAGGCTGGCGAATATGAAGCGCCGGGCTGAAGGGTTTGTCCCTTTCCTTTATGATACTGTCCAGCGTATACCGGAGGATACGGAGGTCGTGGAGGTTACCCTGGCGGATTGGGAATGTGAGGCTTCGGTCTGGGATAACAGGGGAGGAAAGGTTACCCTTGCTGGGGATGCGGCACATGCGATGACTATGT ACCGCGGAGAGGCGTGCAACCACGGTATTCTCGATGCAGTGCATCTTGTTGAAGCTATCGAGAAGATCCATGCTGGCGGAAACTCCAAAGATGCAATAGATGAGTACGAAGCTGAGATGCGGAAGCGAGGACAGGCCGCTGTGCTGCTGAGTCGACAGGCCTGTCTAGATGCCCATGATTGGGAATCGCTTAATGAGAACTCTGCTATTttgaagaagaggcagcTTGACTAG
- a CDS encoding uncharacterized protein (COG:S;~EggNog:ENOG410Q1S1;~SECRETED:SignalP(1-27);~TransMembrane:1 (o6-25i)): MRPKLPSRTICILTVIFLISIYALMNARPKPDPIMSGDEVGECLNCVHYLARVDDRVQKFNNSQGNPQLFQYALQVSCRGPMYRTGHCVKFMREFRKDVARYMHAEDPYEACVSIASCR; the protein is encoded by the exons ATGAGACCCAAACTCCCATCCCGAACCATCTGCATACTCACTGTAATATTCCTAATATCCATCTATG CTCTGATGAACGCGCGGCCAAAGCCCGACCCCATCATGTCGGGAGACGAGGTCGGGGAGTGCCTGAACTGCGTGCACTATCTCGCGCGAGTCGATGACAGGGTCCAGAAGTTCAACAATTCCCAGGGTAATCCGCAGTTGTTCCAATATGCGCTGCAGGTGTCCTGTCGCGGCCCGATGTATCGCACCGGACACTGCGTGAAGTTCATGCGGGAGTTTCGCAAGGATGTCGCTCGTTATATGCACGCCGAGGACCCGTATGAAGCATGTGTTTCCATTGCGTCGtgtcggtga